The Flaviramulus sp. BrNp1-15 genome has a window encoding:
- the rpsI gene encoding 30S ribosomal protein S9 — MDVIHKIGRRKTAVARAYVAPGKGNITINKKDLANYFTTATLQYKVKQPLVMTNNDGNFDITVNVYGGGITGQAEAVRLAISRAMCEVDAENRLTLKPEGLLTRDPRMVERKKFGQKKARKKFQFSKR; from the coding sequence ATGGATGTAATTCACAAAATTGGCCGTAGAAAAACGGCTGTTGCACGCGCCTATGTTGCCCCAGGAAAAGGTAACATTACAATTAATAAAAAAGACTTAGCTAATTACTTTACTACAGCTACATTACAGTACAAAGTAAAGCAACCTTTAGTTATGACTAACAATGACGGCAACTTTGATATTACAGTAAATGTATATGGAGGTGGTATTACTGGACAAGCAGAAGCTGTTCGTTTAGCAATTTCTCGTGCAATGTGCGAAGTTGATGCTGAAAACAGATTAACACTTAAGCCAGAAGGTTTATTAACAAGAGACCCAAGAATGGTAGAGCGTAAAAAATTCGGTCAGAAGAAAGCTCGTAAGAAATTCCAATTCTCTAAACGTTAA
- the rpsB gene encoding 30S ribosomal protein S2 codes for MAVEVKELLEAGVHFGHLTRKWDPNMAPYVYMERNGIHIINLYKTAAKIDEAGAALAKIAASGRKILFVATKKQAKDIVAEKAGEINMPYITERWPGGMLTNFVTIRKAVKKMASIDRMKKDGTFMTLSKKERLQVDRLRAKLEKNLGSISDMTRLPGALFVVDIKREHIAIKEAQKLNIPIFAMVDTNSDPRQVDYVIPANDDASKSIDKILTHVASAVSTGLAERKAEKEASASSKADAPKAKASAKKAVATEEEE; via the coding sequence ATGGCAGTAGAAGTAAAAGAATTACTTGAAGCAGGTGTACACTTCGGACACCTTACACGTAAGTGGGATCCAAACATGGCTCCTTACGTTTATATGGAACGCAACGGTATCCATATTATAAACCTTTACAAAACAGCGGCTAAAATTGATGAAGCCGGAGCAGCATTAGCAAAAATTGCAGCTTCTGGACGTAAAATTTTATTCGTTGCAACAAAAAAACAAGCAAAAGATATCGTAGCTGAAAAAGCTGGTGAAATTAACATGCCTTACATCACTGAAAGATGGCCAGGTGGAATGTTAACAAACTTTGTTACTATTAGAAAAGCTGTTAAAAAAATGGCTTCTATTGATAGAATGAAGAAAGACGGTACGTTTATGACTCTTTCTAAAAAAGAGCGTTTACAAGTTGATCGTTTAAGAGCTAAGTTAGAGAAAAACTTAGGTTCAATTAGCGACATGACACGTTTACCAGGTGCTTTATTTGTTGTAGATATTAAGCGTGAGCATATCGCGATTAAAGAAGCTCAAAAATTAAACATTCCAATTTTTGCAATGGTAGATACCAACTCAGACCCACGTCAAGTTGATTATGTTATCCCTGCTAATGATGACGCTTCTAAATCGATAGATAAAATCTTAACGCATGTAGCATCTGCTGTATCTACAGGATTAGCTGAACGCAAAGCTGAAAAAGAAGCTTCTGCATCATCTAAAGCTGATGCTCCTAAAGCAAAAGCTTCAGCTAAAAAAGCTGTTGCAACAGAAGAAGAAGAATAA
- the tsf gene encoding translation elongation factor Ts, with protein sequence MSTTVKVTAQEVNKLRQATGAGMMDCKKALVEAEGDFDKAIEVLRKKGQKVAEKRADRDSSEGAAVSKINADQTAGVAIVLGCETDFVGKNENFLALANDLADIALNQDSKEAFLAADFGGMTVAEKLVEQTGVIGEKLDITAFEKLEAPYVGTYVHINKIAALVGLTAKVDNADVLVKDVAMQVASMGATTLSYKDFDPAFVASETEARIAVIEKDNIELGRLGKTLKNVPQYISMQQLTPEVIAKAEEAAKAELKAEGKPEQIWDRILPGKIERFISDNTTLDQEQCLLDQKFIKDDKKTVAEYVSSYGEVEISGFKRATVG encoded by the coding sequence ATGAGTACTACAGTAAAAGTAACAGCCCAAGAGGTAAACAAATTAAGACAAGCAACGGGTGCAGGTATGATGGACTGCAAGAAAGCTTTAGTAGAAGCTGAAGGTGATTTTGATAAAGCTATTGAAGTGCTTCGTAAGAAAGGACAAAAAGTTGCTGAAAAAAGAGCTGACAGAGATTCATCTGAAGGTGCAGCTGTTTCTAAAATTAATGCAGACCAAACTGCTGGTGTTGCCATTGTTTTAGGATGTGAAACTGACTTTGTTGGTAAAAACGAAAACTTCCTTGCTTTGGCTAACGATTTAGCAGATATCGCATTAAACCAAGATTCTAAAGAAGCGTTTTTAGCTGCTGATTTTGGAGGGATGACAGTTGCTGAGAAATTAGTTGAGCAAACTGGTGTAATTGGTGAGAAATTAGATATTACTGCTTTTGAAAAATTAGAAGCACCTTACGTTGGTACTTACGTACATATTAACAAAATTGCTGCTTTAGTTGGATTAACTGCTAAAGTTGATAATGCTGATGTTTTAGTAAAAGATGTTGCAATGCAAGTCGCTTCAATGGGAGCAACTACATTATCTTACAAAGATTTTGATCCTGCATTCGTTGCATCAGAAACTGAAGCTAGAATTGCAGTAATTGAAAAAGATAATATTGAATTAGGTCGTTTAGGGAAAACTCTTAAAAATGTACCTCAATATATATCTATGCAGCAATTAACTCCTGAAGTTATAGCTAAAGCTGAAGAAGCTGCTAAAGCTGAATTAAAAGCTGAAGGTAAACCAGAACAAATCTGGGACAGAATTTTACCAGGAAAAATTGAGCGTTTTATCTCTGATAACACAACTCTTGATCAAGAGCAATGTTTATTAGATCAAAAATTCATTAAAGACGATAAAAAAACTGTAGCAGAATACGTTTCTTCTTATGGTGAAGTTGAAATCTCAGGATTTAAACGTGCAACAGTAGGTTAA
- the pyrH gene encoding UMP kinase — protein MKYKRILLKLSGEALMGERQYGIDPERLAEYAKDIKTITDKGVEVAIVIGGGNIFRGVAGASNGMDRVQGDHMGMLATVINGLALQSALEDAGIPTRLQTAIKINEVAEPFIRRKAMRHLEKGRVVIFGGGTGNPYFTTDSAAVLRAIEIEADVILKGTRVDGIYNTDPEKDKKAVKFNNISFDDVLRKGLKVMDTTAFTLSQENNLPIIVFDMNKKGNLLKVVSGEKIGTEVNI, from the coding sequence ATGAAATATAAAAGAATACTTTTAAAACTATCTGGTGAAGCCTTAATGGGAGAACGCCAATATGGTATAGACCCAGAACGTTTAGCAGAATATGCTAAAGACATAAAAACCATAACAGACAAAGGTGTTGAAGTTGCTATAGTAATTGGTGGAGGTAATATTTTTAGAGGTGTTGCTGGTGCTAGTAATGGTATGGACCGAGTTCAGGGAGACCATATGGGCATGTTGGCTACTGTCATTAATGGTTTAGCTTTACAAAGTGCTCTTGAGGATGCTGGAATACCAACCAGATTGCAAACAGCTATAAAAATTAATGAGGTGGCAGAACCTTTTATAAGAAGAAAAGCCATGCGCCATTTAGAAAAAGGTAGAGTTGTTATTTTTGGTGGTGGAACAGGAAACCCTTATTTTACAACAGATTCTGCTGCGGTATTACGTGCCATAGAGATTGAAGCTGATGTTATTTTAAAAGGAACACGTGTTGATGGTATTTATAATACAGACCCAGAAAAAGATAAAAAAGCTGTAAAATTCAATAACATATCTTTTGATGATGTTTTACGCAAAGGATTAAAAGTAATGGATACTACAGCATTTACTTTAAGTCAAGAAAATAATTTACCTATTATTGTTTTTGATATGAATAAAAAAGGTAATTTACTTAAAGTTGTTTCTGGCGAAAAAATAGGTACAGAGGTAAATATTTAA
- the frr gene encoding ribosome recycling factor: MNEDIQFILDTAKEAMDNAIKHLEKQFVNIRAGKASPAMLGSVMVDYYGTQTPLNQVANVNTPDGRTITVQPWEKSMLQEIERGIAYANLGFNPMNNGETIIINVPPLTEERRRELAKQAKAETEDAKVSIRTARKDANNDIKKLDDVSEDLKANAEIDVQQITDNHVKKVDELFDNKEKEIMTV; this comes from the coding sequence ATGAACGAAGACATACAATTTATATTAGACACAGCTAAAGAAGCAATGGATAACGCCATTAAGCATCTGGAAAAACAATTTGTTAATATTAGAGCAGGAAAAGCAAGTCCTGCAATGCTTGGTAGTGTTATGGTAGACTACTATGGTACACAAACACCATTAAACCAAGTAGCCAATGTAAACACGCCAGATGGTAGAACAATTACAGTACAACCTTGGGAAAAAAGCATGCTTCAAGAAATTGAGCGTGGTATTGCCTATGCAAACCTTGGCTTTAATCCAATGAATAATGGTGAAACCATTATAATTAATGTGCCGCCTTTAACAGAAGAGCGCAGACGTGAGTTAGCTAAACAAGCTAAAGCAGAAACAGAAGATGCAAAAGTAAGTATAAGAACAGCACGTAAAGATGCTAATAATGACATCAAAAAACTAGACGACGTCTCTGAAGATTTAAAAGCTAATGCTGAAATTGATGTACAACAAATAACCGATAATCACGTTAAGAAAGTTGATGAACTTTTCGATAATAAAGAAAAGGAAATCATGACTGTATAA